The following are encoded together in the Nitrospirota bacterium genome:
- a CDS encoding methyltransferase domain-containing protein — MRKNFFGTNYPSEYHDILVEMFSIKEGELVLDVGGGHKPFSRADFILEKDIFKGSQRDGKPVLRDRIHNYIAGDIVCLPFKDKSFDFVFCSHVLEHVNDLALACAELMRVAKRGYIETPRKWTEFYAGHPSHRWLVDLIDGKLHFERRRFIDSPFMNFMLPQVWMNLDLFDCAHTAFRNITCVQLYWEESFDFVIHDEKNDDVFNYDDPVQAAFSHYSFAKNVLTFRAPPEYGIYHAQRAVELQPDDERYRTLLEEYKKMGLH; from the coding sequence ATGAGAAAGAATTTCTTTGGCACGAATTATCCTTCTGAGTATCATGACATCCTTGTCGAGATGTTTTCTATTAAAGAAGGTGAACTCGTCCTTGATGTTGGCGGAGGCCATAAGCCATTTAGCAGGGCAGACTTTATTCTGGAAAAGGACATCTTTAAAGGTAGCCAGAGAGACGGAAAACCCGTGCTCAGGGATAGGATTCACAATTATATTGCTGGAGATATTGTCTGTCTTCCTTTTAAAGATAAATCTTTTGATTTTGTATTCTGTTCACACGTCCTTGAACATGTAAATGACCTGGCACTTGCGTGTGCAGAACTTATGAGGGTTGCAAAGCGAGGATATATCGAAACTCCCCGGAAGTGGACCGAATTTTATGCAGGTCATCCTTCACATCGCTGGCTTGTGGATTTGATAGACGGTAAACTGCACTTTGAAAGAAGGAGGTTTATTGATTCTCCTTTCATGAATTTCATGTTGCCACAGGTCTGGATGAATCTTGATTTATTCGATTGTGCTCATACTGCTTTCCGGAATATTACATGTGTCCAGTTATACTGGGAAGAAAGTTTTGATTTTGTTATTCACGATGAAAAAAATGATGATGTTTTTAACTATGATGACCCTGTGCAGGCAGCTTTTTCACACTATAGTTTTGCAAAGAATGTATTAACATTTCGTGCACCACCGGAATATGGTATATATCATGCACAGAGAGCAGTTGAGCTTCAACCGGATGATGAACGATACAGGACATTGTTGGAGGAATATAAAAAGATGGGCTTACATTGA
- a CDS encoding DUF2142 domain-containing protein: protein MKKGKELTALRPEKVFLIIGILFGLLFLVVTPPFQVGEEPSHFFRAYHVSEFAILASKFHYNKLPPDAIFRIKKDGTFVKLEPEKDENSGIRKKVSQAVPPAVADKIMYFTHCAIDEAKEQVFQFQIIDDNKTLKYEALLKKISGDEVLAEIRDITTIYKVGAFLPASLTDTYLKVTSDIPFHPEQKQGLQILFTMFNYPLEPENKSFAKFHNTALYTPLPYIPQAFGIEVGKILNLSPLFLMYLGRLANLTVWIFIMYIAIRILPSSKWLFPLLAFTPMSLSQAASVSADSFTNAMSFLLIAVFLKYALNDGKRIGKIKIFILLLLTMSVTLSKYVYLPLLFLFFLIPVSKFKSKKLYYVTFISLLLVNSIFLGLWSFFTKDIYVSYPFIASVKPEQQLLFIVNNLIEFFRIIIQTTLLSGQEYLKHFIGVLGWLDTPLPDWLIWSYYFVLITVALLDSQNDIQINFKNRLVLFAVFTLIGLLIYTAMYLSWTEVGSSIIRGIQGRYFIPIAPLFFLLFYNRRIRLNERILGLASAVYMIFVLSCSVYVLLRRYYW from the coding sequence ATGAAGAAAGGTAAAGAATTAACTGCTCTAAGACCTGAGAAAGTTTTTTTGATTATTGGAATACTTTTCGGTCTTCTTTTTTTAGTCGTAACTCCACCATTTCAGGTTGGAGAGGAGCCAAGTCATTTTTTCCGTGCGTATCATGTCTCGGAATTTGCTATATTAGCCAGCAAATTTCATTACAATAAATTGCCCCCAGATGCAATATTCCGAATCAAGAAAGACGGGACATTCGTAAAACTTGAACCAGAAAAAGATGAAAACTCCGGCATAAGAAAAAAAGTATCTCAAGCCGTACCTCCCGCCGTAGCAGATAAGATAATGTATTTTACACATTGCGCAATCGATGAGGCCAAAGAACAGGTTTTTCAATTTCAGATAATTGACGATAATAAAACGCTTAAATACGAAGCATTGCTAAAAAAGATTAGTGGAGATGAAGTTCTTGCAGAAATACGTGATATAACCACCATCTATAAAGTAGGAGCATTTTTACCAGCATCGCTTACAGACACATATCTAAAAGTTACAAGTGATATTCCCTTTCATCCAGAACAGAAACAGGGATTGCAGATTCTGTTTACTATGTTTAATTATCCACTTGAACCTGAAAATAAGTCGTTTGCAAAATTTCATAATACAGCATTATATACTCCTTTGCCATATATACCTCAAGCTTTTGGAATTGAAGTTGGAAAAATATTAAATCTTTCCCCTCTGTTTCTTATGTATCTTGGAAGACTTGCTAATCTAACTGTATGGATTTTCATTATGTATATTGCAATAAGAATTTTACCTTCTTCAAAATGGCTTTTTCCTCTTCTTGCCTTCACTCCAATGTCACTTTCACAGGCAGCTTCAGTTTCAGCAGACAGCTTCACTAATGCGATGTCCTTCCTGCTGATTGCTGTTTTTCTCAAATATGCCCTGAATGATGGCAAGAGAATAGGTAAGATCAAAATCTTTATTTTATTACTCCTAACCATGTCTGTTACGCTTTCAAAATACGTTTATTTGCCACTTCTTTTTTTGTTCTTTCTCATTCCAGTGAGCAAGTTCAAATCAAAAAAACTCTATTATGTGACATTCATATCATTACTGTTAGTTAATAGTATTTTTCTGGGGCTCTGGTCTTTTTTTACTAAAGATATCTATGTCTCATATCCTTTTATTGCCTCAGTTAAACCAGAGCAACAGTTACTTTTTATTGTTAATAATCTCATAGAATTTTTCAGGATAATTATTCAAACTACTTTACTATCAGGCCAAGAATATCTCAAACATTTTATCGGAGTTTTAGGATGGCTTGATACCCCTTTGCCGGACTGGCTGATATGGTCATATTATTTCGTGCTCATAACGGTTGCTCTTCTTGATAGTCAAAATGACATACAGATAAATTTCAAAAACAGATTGGTTCTGTTTGCTGTTTTTACTTTAATAGGACTCCTCATATATACCGCTATGTACCTATCATGGACAGAGGTTGGCAGCAGTATCATCCGGGGAATACAGGGGCGGTATTTTATTCCGATAGCACCTCTTTTCTTTCTACTTTTTTATAATCGAAGGATTCGTTTGAATGAAAGAATATTAGGCTTAGCATCAGCGGTCTACATGATTTTTGTTCTGTCATGTTCTGTGTATGTGCTTCTGAGAAGATACTACTGGTAA
- a CDS encoding NAD(P)/FAD-dependent oxidoreductase, whose protein sequence is MSQRTAIIIGAGPTGLTAAYELLEKTDIKPVIFEMSSDIGGISKTVNYKGNRIDIGGHRFFSKSDRVMQWWQNILPLQGVPSRDDIILKRNIPLSQKGPDPEKTDRVMLIRRRLSRIFFLRRFFNYPVSLYSNTFLNLGVVRIIKIFLSYVRIRLFPIKHEKSLEDFFINRFGKELYLTFFKDYTEKVWGVPCNRIKPEWGAQRIKGLSVTKAVLHAVSRILSKDSSIAQKKTETSLIEQFMYPKFGPGQLWKEVARIVKQKGGEIYLKHRIIGLNYRDSRIVEAEIEDCSTGEVKTVKGDYFFSSMPVKDLIQAFNKNVPEEVRQVADGLIYRDFITVGLLLRKLKIKNETKIKTINNIIPDNWIYVQEHDVKLSRIQIFNNWSPYMVKDENTVWIGLEYCCTEGDELWNKPDDDLKKFAIDELAKIEIIEKGDVLDSTIIRMKKTYPAYFGSYDKFHVIREFVDSFENLFLIGRNGMHRYNNMDHSMLTAIVAVENIIKGVTKKDNIWAVNAEEEYHEER, encoded by the coding sequence ATGAGTCAGAGAACGGCCATTATAATCGGTGCGGGTCCTACTGGGCTGACAGCAGCGTATGAACTGCTTGAAAAGACTGATATAAAGCCCGTCATTTTTGAAATGAGCAGTGATATTGGTGGAATCTCAAAGACTGTTAACTATAAAGGCAACAGAATAGATATAGGCGGACACAGATTTTTTTCGAAATCCGACAGGGTTATGCAGTGGTGGCAGAATATCCTTCCTTTACAAGGAGTTCCGTCAAGAGATGATATCATCCTTAAAAGAAATATCCCGCTTTCTCAAAAAGGTCCTGATCCTGAAAAAACAGATCGAGTAATGCTCATTCGCAGACGTCTCTCACGAATATTTTTCTTGCGAAGATTTTTTAATTACCCTGTTTCTTTGTATTCCAATACTTTTTTAAATTTAGGAGTGGTTCGCATTATTAAAATTTTTCTGAGTTATGTCAGAATTCGGCTATTTCCAATCAAACACGAAAAATCTCTTGAAGATTTTTTTATCAACAGATTCGGTAAAGAGCTTTATCTTACTTTTTTCAAAGACTATACAGAGAAAGTATGGGGAGTCCCCTGCAACAGGATCAAGCCTGAATGGGGTGCTCAAAGAATAAAGGGTTTATCTGTCACAAAGGCAGTTCTCCATGCGGTCAGTCGCATCCTCTCAAAGGATTCTTCAATTGCTCAGAAAAAAACTGAGACCAGTCTTATTGAGCAGTTTATGTATCCGAAATTCGGGCCCGGACAGCTATGGAAAGAAGTCGCAAGGATCGTGAAACAAAAAGGAGGAGAAATATATCTCAAACATAGAATTATAGGTTTAAACTATCGTGACAGCAGAATAGTTGAGGCAGAGATAGAGGATTGTTCCACCGGTGAAGTGAAAACTGTAAAAGGGGATTATTTTTTTTCCTCAATGCCTGTTAAAGATTTAATACAGGCCTTTAATAAGAATGTTCCTGAAGAAGTTCGGCAGGTAGCAGATGGTTTGATATACCGTGATTTCATAACAGTTGGTTTGCTTTTGAGGAAACTTAAAATAAAGAATGAAACAAAAATAAAGACAATCAATAACATAATTCCTGATAACTGGATTTACGTTCAGGAACATGATGTAAAACTGAGCAGAATCCAGATATTTAATAACTGGAGCCCTTATATGGTTAAGGACGAAAATACTGTCTGGATTGGATTGGAATATTGTTGCACTGAAGGAGATGAACTATGGAATAAGCCAGATGATGATTTGAAAAAGTTTGCAATAGATGAATTGGCTAAAATCGAGATCATAGAAAAAGGAGATGTCCTTGATAGCACAATTATAAGAATGAAAAAGACCTATCCTGCATATTTTGGCTCATATGATAAATTTCATGTAATCAGGGAATTTGTAGATAGTTTCGAAAATCTATTTCTAATTGGAAGAAACGGAATGCACAGATATAACAACATGGATCATTCAATGCTTACGGCTATTGTAGCTGTGGAAAATATAATAAAGGGTGTTACAAAAAAAGATAATATCTGGGCAGTGAATGCAGAAGAAGAATATCATGAAGAAAGGTAA
- a CDS encoding HEPN domain-containing protein: protein MVERIGKEEGRLLAQDEFIRAMDELKAAKVLHESGFYYKSIASAYYAVYHSAKAALLMKGVVPQSHEGVERMFSLYYVKTKDVEIDIGKIIGRLMKLREEADYYPETSFTPDESNEAIEKAEIFVTKIKDIF, encoded by the coding sequence ATGGTCGAGAGAATAGGTAAGGAAGAAGGTAGACTACTCGCGCAGGATGAATTTATACGTGCAATGGATGAACTTAAGGCAGCTAAAGTTCTGCATGAGAGCGGCTTTTATTATAAAAGTATTGCATCTGCCTATTATGCTGTTTATCACTCTGCAAAGGCTGCTCTTCTTATGAAAGGTGTGGTACCTCAAAGCCATGAAGGTGTGGAAAGGATGTTCAGCCTTTATTATGTGAAGACAAAAGATGTGGAAATTGATATCGGAAAGATCATCGGAAGATTAATGAAACTAAGAGAAGAGGCGGATTATTACCCTGAAACATCATTTACCCCTGATGAGTCCAATGAAGCTATAGAAAAGGCTGAGATATTTGTCACGAAAATAAAAGATATTTTCTGA
- a CDS encoding nucleotidyltransferase domain-containing protein gives MYSVTKDIPLNYNEQHALKGIINEVTSKYPIKKVILYGSKARGGSLEGSDIDILFITENNIDRSTRFVISDIIYNYELSNDVIVSAIFVSEADFRERLSTFLMRVKKEGIVIWSRE, from the coding sequence ATGTATTCTGTAACTAAAGATATCCCTCTTAATTATAATGAGCAGCATGCCCTTAAAGGTATTATTAACGAGGTCACGTCTAAGTATCCCATAAAAAAAGTTATTTTATACGGTTCAAAAGCAAGGGGGGGGAGCCTTGAGGGCTCTGATATAGATATTCTGTTTATTACAGAAAATAATATAGACCGGTCAACAAGGTTTGTGATTAGTGACATTATCTATAACTATGAACTATCTAATGACGTCATAGTATCAGCAATTTTTGTTTCAGAGGCAGACTTCAGAGAAAGGCTTAGTACCTTTCTCATGAGAGTAAAAAAAGAGGGTATAGTGATATGGTCGAGAGAATAG
- a CDS encoding glycosyltransferase family 2 protein yields MTDNSEPLVSLIIPSWNNRALLIECLISIFKSGSRLKTEIIVVDDASSDGTAEYIRNNFKEVKLIKNSLNEGFARSVNKGVEASNGEMIFLLNNDVIFIEDPIEKLAECLKRNKDAGAAAPLLYYPDGRFQISCRRFPTPAALILEKLRINKLGHFKRWKLIEEEHLKGGYVPQPMASAILIKRECWDAVGPFDERFPIFYNDVDWCYRVYKNTDYKIYLCTDVRMIHHAGATVETLKFRKKWEFYKGLINFYLKHFPFKTEM; encoded by the coding sequence ATGACTGATAATTCAGAGCCTTTGGTTTCTCTCATCATACCTTCCTGGAATAATCGAGCACTCCTTATTGAATGCCTCATATCCATCTTTAAATCGGGCAGCAGGTTGAAGACGGAAATAATCGTTGTGGATGACGCTTCTTCAGACGGCACAGCAGAATATATAAGAAATAATTTTAAAGAAGTTAAGCTAATCAAAAACAGCCTTAATGAAGGGTTTGCAAGGTCAGTAAACAAAGGGGTTGAGGCATCAAATGGTGAAATGATTTTTCTCCTTAACAATGACGTTATCTTTATTGAAGACCCCATAGAAAAACTTGCAGAGTGCCTGAAAAGAAATAAAGATGCTGGAGCAGCAGCGCCACTGCTTTATTACCCTGATGGCAGGTTCCAGATTTCCTGCAGGAGATTCCCAACGCCGGCTGCTCTTATACTTGAGAAACTTCGTATTAACAAGTTAGGTCATTTCAAGAGATGGAAGCTGATCGAAGAGGAACATCTGAAAGGCGGTTATGTTCCTCAGCCAATGGCTTCAGCAATTTTAATTAAAAGGGAATGCTGGGATGCTGTGGGACCGTTTGACGAACGTTTCCCGATATTTTATAACGATGTAGACTGGTGTTATAGGGTTTACAAAAATACAGATTACAAGATATATCTTTGCACTGATGTCAGGATGATTCATCATGCAGGGGCAACAGTCGAGACTCTTAAGTTCAGGAAGAAATGGGAATTTTATAAAGGTTTGATAAATTTCTATCTGAAGCATTTTCCTTTTAAGACAGAGATGTAA
- a CDS encoding sulfatase-like hydrolase/transferase produces the protein MKDSLHMRHSSFLINALHVFVLFSFAIAQPIYDLLSRHAEFLVAHQAKPIDVIILIIFLSFAVPFFFVALEAIAGLAGMKVRKGMHGLIILILITVFAIQGLKHINQLSGVVVVLIAAILGIVAIFSYFRFQAVRFFLTVLSPSILIFPLLLLFNSPVNKIVFEKNKQYKINSPVNSDTPVIMVVFDEFSTISLMDEKYQIDPIRYPHFAELAKQSYWFRNNTTVAEMTDSAVPAILTGSYVDHYLIPTVNEHPCNIFTLLGGSYEIKAIESMTLLCPDELCKNKMNSIQRIRSLGVDLLVVSPHIIFPSDLLSWLPPVTQTWGDFLGDAKIFATKKEYEGYVEKTKPKHKDRVRIFREFVNSISATDKPTLYFIHSILPHVPWDYFPSGRQYAESGFHVPGLDIKMERWSNNEALVLQGYQRHLLQAGFTDKLLGELITHLKEIGIFDRSLIVVTADHGVSFWPNKQRRNIKNGYPPDILLAPLLIKVPYQKEGVISDRNVQSIDILPTIADVLDIQMPCKVDGRSALDESLPESTEKIIYNPFYEKFVFDVPLKGVDLSLQRKLAIFGSGTTRPDGIYKYGKYCELIGRNVNEIGIIGDAPFKVKIDDEFLFANVSKKAKFVPAFITGQIVSEMRKIGRLPLVIAINNRIVAVSEIYEDEKQKRKFSFIVPETAFIEGNNEVEVLMIQKNKGGEIQLLNTRQKKLVAYSLSSNTLTSSKGTSLKIVPNAIQGAIDNVELKNDEVIFYGWAAEVKQAQLPDEIVIFVNGKFFYSGKCNANRPDVVDYFHNQALMKSGFFYVFSSMIFDNIDNADVRIFAISKKGFASELASSLGYKGIKKSAN, from the coding sequence ATGAAAGATAGTTTACATATGAGACACTCCTCTTTTTTAATAAATGCCCTGCACGTCTTTGTTCTTTTCAGTTTTGCCATTGCACAACCAATTTATGACCTGCTTTCCCGGCATGCAGAGTTTTTAGTTGCCCATCAGGCAAAACCAATTGATGTAATTATTTTGATTATCTTTCTCAGCTTTGCAGTACCGTTTTTTTTTGTTGCGCTTGAAGCAATTGCAGGCTTAGCAGGAATGAAAGTGCGCAAAGGAATGCACGGGCTTATTATTCTGATTTTAATTACAGTATTTGCTATCCAGGGTTTAAAGCATATAAATCAATTATCAGGTGTGGTGGTTGTTCTAATTGCAGCGATACTTGGAATTGTAGCAATTTTCTCTTATTTCCGTTTTCAAGCAGTAAGATTCTTTCTCACAGTTCTGTCCCCGTCGATCCTGATTTTTCCCCTATTGCTTTTATTCAATTCGCCGGTTAATAAGATTGTTTTTGAGAAAAATAAACAATATAAAATCAATTCACCGGTCAATTCTGACACTCCTGTTATCATGGTGGTATTCGATGAATTTTCAACAATCTCTCTCATGGATGAAAAATATCAGATAGATCCAATTCGCTATCCGCATTTTGCAGAACTGGCAAAACAGTCATACTGGTTTCGCAATAATACCACTGTTGCCGAGATGACTGATTCAGCAGTCCCGGCCATACTCACTGGTTCTTATGTTGATCATTATCTCATCCCGACTGTTAATGAACATCCATGCAATATTTTTACCCTCCTGGGAGGTTCTTATGAAATAAAGGCGATTGAGTCTATGACCCTGCTCTGTCCTGATGAACTCTGCAAGAACAAGATGAATTCTATTCAGAGAATTAGATCGTTGGGGGTCGATTTATTAGTAGTAAGTCCTCACATAATCTTTCCGTCTGATTTGCTTTCCTGGCTTCCGCCTGTAACTCAAACATGGGGAGATTTTTTAGGAGATGCGAAAATTTTTGCGACTAAGAAAGAGTATGAAGGGTATGTTGAAAAGACAAAACCGAAGCATAAAGACCGTGTCAGGATTTTCAGAGAGTTTGTGAATTCAATTAGTGCAACAGATAAGCCAACATTATATTTTATACACAGTATTCTACCTCATGTGCCATGGGATTATTTTCCTTCTGGCAGACAGTACGCTGAAAGTGGATTTCATGTCCCCGGGCTGGATATAAAGATGGAACGATGGAGTAATAATGAAGCGCTGGTTTTACAGGGATATCAGCGTCACCTTTTACAAGCTGGTTTTACCGATAAATTGCTCGGAGAATTAATAACCCATCTTAAGGAAATTGGAATATTTGATAGATCGTTAATTGTAGTAACAGCAGATCATGGAGTAAGTTTCTGGCCCAATAAACAGAGACGTAATATAAAAAATGGATATCCCCCTGACATACTTCTTGCACCCTTATTGATTAAAGTCCCATATCAGAAGGAAGGTGTTATCAGTGACCGGAATGTGCAGTCAATAGATATTCTTCCGACTATAGCAGATGTGCTTGATATTCAGATGCCTTGTAAAGTTGACGGGCGATCAGCTCTTGATGAATCTCTGCCGGAAAGCACAGAAAAGATTATTTATAATCCCTTCTATGAGAAGTTTGTATTTGATGTTCCTTTGAAAGGTGTTGATTTGTCACTGCAACGTAAGCTTGCGATCTTTGGTTCTGGAACAACAAGGCCAGATGGAATATACAAATATGGTAAATATTGTGAACTTATAGGGAGAAACGTTAACGAAATTGGAATAATCGGAGATGCACCTTTTAAGGTTAAGATTGACGATGAGTTTCTTTTCGCCAATGTCTCAAAAAAGGCAAAATTTGTTCCAGCCTTTATCACAGGACAGATTGTGTCAGAAATGAGAAAAATTGGGCGTTTGCCACTCGTTATTGCCATAAATAATAGAATTGTAGCAGTATCAGAAATATATGAAGACGAAAAGCAAAAAAGGAAATTTTCATTTATTGTGCCTGAGACAGCTTTTATTGAAGGCAATAATGAAGTTGAAGTCTTAATGATTCAAAAAAATAAAGGGGGGGAAATACAACTTTTAAATACCAGACAAAAAAAATTGGTTGCCTATTCCCTTTCTTCTAATACTTTAACCTCCTCAAAAGGCACTTCTTTAAAGATAGTCCCAAATGCTATTCAAGGTGCTATTGATAATGTGGAATTGAAAAATGACGAGGTTATATTCTATGGCTGGGCTGCTGAAGTTAAACAGGCACAACTACCGGATGAGATTGTGATATTTGTGAATGGCAAATTTTTCTATTCTGGGAAATGTAATGCTAATAGGCCTGATGTAGTCGATTATTTTCATAATCAGGCATTGATGAAGTCAGGATTCTTTTATGTGTTTTCATCTATGATATTTGATAACATAGATAATGCAGATGTCCGTATTTTTGCTATCTCAAAGAAAGGTTTTGCATCTGAACTCGCAAGTTCCTTAGGCTATAAAGGGATAAAGAAATCCGCAAACTGA
- a CDS encoding sulfotransferase domain-containing protein: MDVIIFLKFIIYVFITLFSLLILGSLYFKWYFSWELGNRRGMNYYGKPLATRRAFKRKIKTHAIFLKPIIFIEAKLRRLKKSQNIASIEYNGIYGPSYSCSLESFQKASEYQPTEKDIFVVTQMRCGTTWMQQIIYQILTRGNGEFNDNSHLHLYAISPWIEALDSVPIEHAPLIGSSSKRIIKTHMPTILCPYEENAKYIYVARHPVSCFRSIVDYFHLTAGPFTPPDSEIADWFCSNRMWWLPWPEHISGWWKSAQSKQNILFLHFEEIKNDTNNIIQRVAEFLGEDLDSEDIQKIIYKSSFQYMKSNEEYFEMVPPNLFTVAGSYFRSGKIDSNKDVSEETRKKILNFCKQGLYNSSYPVEKFYPDIARVN; this comes from the coding sequence GTGGATGTTATTATTTTCTTGAAATTTATCATCTACGTATTCATCACACTTTTTTCGCTTTTGATTCTCGGCAGTCTGTACTTCAAATGGTATTTTTCATGGGAGCTGGGTAACAGACGAGGGATGAATTATTATGGAAAGCCTCTTGCAACAAGAAGGGCATTCAAAAGAAAAATAAAGACCCATGCAATCTTTCTAAAACCCATTATTTTCATTGAAGCAAAATTGCGCAGACTGAAAAAGAGTCAGAACATTGCTTCCATTGAATATAATGGAATCTATGGTCCAAGCTATAGTTGCAGTCTGGAAAGTTTTCAAAAGGCTTCTGAATATCAACCAACGGAAAAAGATATATTTGTTGTAACACAAATGAGATGTGGCACTACATGGATGCAACAGATCATTTACCAGATACTGACCAGAGGCAATGGAGAATTTAATGATAATAGCCATCTTCATCTTTATGCCATAAGCCCCTGGATAGAGGCTCTGGACAGCGTTCCGATAGAGCATGCTCCGCTTATTGGTTCAAGCTCTAAGAGGATCATAAAAACCCATATGCCAACCATTTTATGTCCTTATGAAGAAAATGCAAAATACATATATGTAGCCCGGCATCCGGTCAGTTGTTTCAGAAGCATAGTAGATTACTTCCATTTAACAGCAGGACCATTTACCCCACCTGATTCGGAAATTGCAGATTGGTTTTGTAGTAATCGTATGTGGTGGTTACCCTGGCCTGAACATATATCAGGCTGGTGGAAATCAGCACAAAGTAAGCAGAATATCCTTTTTCTGCATTTTGAAGAAATAAAAAATGATACTAATAATATCATTCAGCGTGTCGCTGAATTTCTTGGTGAAGATTTAGACTCAGAAGACATTCAAAAGATTATATACAAATCAAGCTTTCAATATATGAAGAGTAACGAAGAATATTTTGAAATGGTTCCACCGAATCTATTTACAGTAGCCGGTAGTTATTTCAGGAGTGGAAAAATTGACAGTAACAAAGATGTTTCGGAGGAAACTCGTAAAAAAATATTAAACTTCTGCAAACAGGGGTTGTACAACTCTTCTTATCCTGTCGAAAAATTTTATCCGGATATCGCAAGGGTTAATTAA
- a CDS encoding glycosyltransferase family 4 protein — protein MQWDKVKRALDIIKNEGYNGFLRVLYKLTKNQDKPAKTLETLNLIAALDFSVQELEQNRKLMSEFEEKKPEIKSINWFIPYFLHAYYGGIYTIFRFADYFAREKGLTTRLVLYDNPYIDEEEIRSKIKETFPQLAKEEIYIYKGPHINVVPYADISVATLWTSAYQLMKFKNTLGKFYFMQDYEPLFYPAGSYYAMSEATYRFGFHGIVNTPGLYDFVTKTYGMRAEYFIPAVDRHIFFPKENPPDISVKKTEKMKLFLYGRPHHERNAFELAIATARKIKEHLKENIEIVSAGSEWDTKEYGVEEVITNLGLLSYRETAELYRSCDFGLILMFTKHPSYIPLELMASGSIVITNHNYANTWLLKDRVNCIIVEPSPTYITEKIHALIADQTFLKTIKENAFQTISEFDWESQMEKIYRFIMWKDCV, from the coding sequence ATGCAATGGGACAAGGTTAAAAGGGCATTAGACATTATCAAAAATGAAGGATATAACGGTTTTCTAAGAGTCCTTTATAAGCTTACAAAAAATCAGGACAAGCCAGCAAAAACCCTTGAAACGCTTAATCTCATAGCTGCACTTGATTTTTCGGTTCAAGAGCTTGAGCAGAATAGAAAGCTTATGTCTGAATTCGAGGAAAAAAAACCTGAAATAAAAAGCATCAACTGGTTCATTCCTTATTTCCTTCACGCATATTATGGAGGTATATATACTATCTTCAGATTTGCAGATTATTTTGCCAGAGAAAAGGGGTTAACAACGAGGTTGGTGCTTTATGATAATCCTTACATTGATGAAGAAGAAATCAGGAGTAAGATTAAAGAAACATTCCCGCAACTTGCAAAAGAGGAAATTTATATTTACAAGGGTCCGCATATCAATGTTGTTCCTTATGCGGATATTTCTGTGGCAACACTCTGGACATCTGCGTATCAGCTCATGAAGTTCAAAAATACTCTCGGAAAATTTTATTTCATGCAGGATTATGAGCCACTTTTTTATCCTGCAGGTTCATATTATGCTATGTCAGAGGCTACTTATAGATTTGGTTTTCACGGTATAGTGAATACGCCGGGTCTATATGATTTCGTTACTAAAACATATGGAATGCGTGCAGAATATTTCATCCCTGCTGTTGACCGTCACATATTTTTCCCAAAAGAAAATCCTCCTGATATATCAGTCAAAAAAACAGAGAAGATGAAGCTTTTTCTTTATGGAAGGCCACATCATGAAAGGAATGCATTTGAGCTGGCTATAGCCACTGCTCGGAAGATTAAGGAACATCTGAAGGAGAATATCGAGATTGTTTCCGCAGGAAGCGAATGGGATACAAAAGAATATGGGGTGGAAGAGGTTATTACCAATCTCGGACTTCTAAGTTACAGGGAAACGGCTGAACTCTACCGAAGCTGTGATTTTGGTCTTATCCTTATGTTTACAAAGCATCCTTCATATATCCCGCTGGAGTTGATGGCAAGCGGTTCAATTGTTATCACCAATCATAATTACGCAAACACATGGTTGCTGAAAGACAGGGTAAATTGCATTATTGTTGAGCCTTCGCCAACGTATATAACAGAAAAAATTCATGCCTTGATTGCTGATCAGACATTCCTCAAGACAATCAAAGAAAATGCCTTCCAGACAATTTCTGAATTTGACTGGGAATCACAGATGGAGAAGATTTACAGGTTCATTATGTGGAAGGATTGCGTATAA